The following is a genomic window from Lysinibacillus sp. JNUCC-52.
TTCCTCTGGAATACCAATCGTTGAAACATAGTGGAAATGGACACCTGCTTTTCTTTTAGCAAGCTCTAGTAAATATCTAGTCCCTTCCACATTGACATCATTAAAATGCGTGGCAGCCCCGAAATGTCTTACATCTGCTCCGCAATGGATAATAGCATCAATTTCTTCAGTCAGTGTAGCGTAATCTTTAGGTGATAAATCAAGTTTTTCTTTACTCAAATCGCCTTGGATAACAGTTACACGATTTTGCAGCAATGCCACAATGTCTTCATTGAAGTAAAATGCCATGCTATCTTTTAGTTTTTCATCAAGTGTAGTATGTGCGCTTTGTCTTATTAAGCAGTAAATATGAGTATTTGTATTATTTAAAAGCTCATATAAAATATGACTTCCTAAATAGCCAGTAGCGCCTGTCAACAGTACCGATTGCATGGCTAAAGGTGTTGATGTTTGAGCAATAGCAAGACGGCTTGGTTCCATCAAATCTTTACGTACAAAGTCTTCAAGCTGCTTTGGTGTATCATTCGTTTCTGGTTGATAGTTACAAATGTAATGATCTAGTTCTGCAATCGTTTGATATTGGAAAAAGTCTTGGATTTTTAAAAACGGAATATGCTTTTTCACTTGTACTAAAATTTCAAGTACTTTTAATGAATGTCCACCGATATGAAAGAAATTATCATGAATACCGACACGTTCAATACCAAGTACATGTTGCCAAGCAGCCGCTAGTAGTTCCTGTATTGGATTCTCAGGTGCATCATAATGACTTGGTAAAGGCGTTGTTACCTCGATAGCTGCTAATTGTTTTCGATCGATTTTGCCAGTAGGGGACAACGGCATTTCCTGCACTTCAATTAATCGTTCGGGCACCATATAGTCTGGTAAATGACCAGCTAAATACTGTCTAATGGCTGTTTGTTCTTCCTTACTACCGCCGATTAAAGTGTAGTAGGCAAACAAGCTATTATTTCCATCGCCCATTTTCTTGGCAAGTATAACAGCCTCTTGAATGCTTGGGTGATTACTTAATACCGTTTCAATTTCCCCTAGCTCGATTCGGAACCCTCTTACTTTAATTTGAGAATCTTTACGTCCAACAAATTCAATTACACCGCTCGGTAATAAACGAACTAAATCACCTGTTCGATACATTAATCTTCCAGGTTCATTTGATAATATATGTGGGACAAATGCTTCAGCAGTTTTTTCAGGTTGATTTAAATAGCCAGCAGCAAGACCAGCACCTGCTATGTAAAGTTCTCCTGCTTCATTGACAGGACAAAGCTGACCATCGTTATTGATAATATACATTTCGTAATTGGCAATAGGCTTACCAATTGGAATGCTTGATTGATTATCAATTACAGTATCTTTCACTTTATGGTAAGAGGACAGTACTGTACATTCTGTCGGTCCATATACATTAATAATTTCAGTTGTTGTGCCGAATTTTTCTTGCCACTTTTGTATAACGGCAGGCATAAGTGCTTCGCCCCCAACAGATAAATATTTAAGAGACGCTAATTTATCTCGGTGATCACTTGAAAGGTGCGTAGCTAGCTGCGTAAAGAATGCATTTGGAATTGTGGCGGTTGTCACTTTTTCACGCTCAATCATCTCCGCAAATGCTTCTATTGAAACACGTTCAATACTTGTGAGCATATGTAATCGTGCGCCAGAGAAAAAAGCAGTAAATGTTTCAGTGACAGATGGATCAAAACTATAGGAGATAAATTGTGAAAAGACATCATATTTAGTTGCTTGGTAGATTCTTTGATTATCAGTAATTAAGTTGATTACAGATTCATGCTTAAGCATTACGCCTTTTGGCTTGCCTGTCGAGCCTGATGTATAAATAATATAGGCTAAATCAGCAGGGCTGAGCTCGGTATGGATATTGTCTTTTGAAAATGTGATTTCCATTTGATTAAGTGTAAACACTTTACGAGATTGGGAATCGTTATGTAGTAAATCATTGAGTAATTGAGTATGTTCTTCTTTTATTAATATGAATGGTGCACCTGTATCGTTTAATAGGTAATGACAACGTTCTTTTGGATAGCTAGGATCAATCGGTACATATATACCGCCTGCTTTTAGAACACCAAGTAAACTGATAACAGTTTCCGGACTACGTTCCATGACGATTGCTACTTTGGCACCTTTTTGTAAACCATTGTTTTGCAACATATGAGCGATTTGATTAGATCGTTCATTAAGCTGACGATAGTTCATGGAACCACCATTAAATGATAATGCAATTCTATCAGCAAACTGTTCTACAGCTTGATAAAATACGTTAGGTATTGTTTGATCTTTCGCATAGAAGGCTTTTGTTTGATTTAAAGCTTGATATACTGCTTTATCTTCTGCTGTTAACAATTGCGTACAATGGGCTGGTAGCGGTTGTTGCTCATTATAGTTCGTTTGATAATCTGCTGTAAGTAAATTAAGTTCTCTATTCAATCATCACAACTCCTATTTTTGAAAGTAGAGGGACTGTGCCCAATTAGTGCAACTAGAAGTAAATATTATCGTGAGGAAACAATATGAATAAATACATCGCCGATGCCGTAGCATCGACGATAGGTAACGCTATAAGATTTTTCGTACATTATTTCACAATAAAGGTATTTACAACAGTTAATAATTCATCTGATAAATCTGTTAATACTTGTGCCTCTTCTGAAACTCTTTGTACTGTGTTGAGCTGTGTAGCAGATGTTTCGGCTACTGTACTTGTATTGTTTCGAGAATTTACTGAGAATTGTTCCATATCTTGAACAGCGGATGTAACTTCTTCCATCCCAGCTGCCATCTCTTCAATAGTTGCTGATAATTCTTGAATCTGACCCGTAACATGATGGATTGAAGTTAAAATTTGGCCAAATGATTTTTCGGAATCATTAATCATAATTAAGCCATTATCCACTTCTTCTACCGCATGTATCATGACATTTACTGATTCATTTGTATCATGTTGAATACGCGAGATTAACGTAGAAATTTCTCTTGCGGATGCCTCTGATTGTTCTGCTAGCTTGCGCACTTCGTCAGCGACTACAGCAAATCCACTACCAGCTTCACCTGCACGAGCAGCTTCTATTGCGGCATTTAATGCTAGTAGATTTGTTTGAGACGCAATACCTGTAATAATACCAACGATTTCTTGGATTTTATTTGAGTGTTCACCTAGCATTTTGACAGATGATGCCGATTGATTTACAGCTTTACTAATGGCATTCATTTGAGCGACAGATTTGTTTGTAGAATCATTACCTTTTTCAGCTTCCTCAGAAGCAAGAATAGAAGATTCAGATATTTGATTTGATGTCATGGCAATACGTTGAATGCCAATACTCATTTCCTCAATCGTAACTGAACTTTCTTTCGCCTTTTGCACTTGTAAATCTGCAACACTTGCTATTTCTTGCATTGATGAAGCTACACTATTGTAAGAATCCGTTGCTTCCTGCATATTGCTTGATAAAATTTGTGCAGTATTGGAAACACGTGAAGAAACATTTGTTGCGCTTTGAATAACTGTTCGTAAACTACCAATCATTACATTGAAATTATTTGTAAGCACACCAATTTCATCATTTGATTGAACAGGTAAAGCTTCTAGCTCCAAATTACCTTCAGCAACTTTTTTAGATTGCAAAGATAGCTGTTGAATAGGAGTTAGTTTCTTTTTTAATAGAGAGTAAACGACGATAGAAGACCCGATAAGGAATAATACAGTAATTAACAACACCCACATTGCTTCTGAAAGTGCTTTAGCCGTTACCATGGATACATCATAGTCGATGGCATAGGCAGCTAACATTGAACCGTCATCATCTAATATTGGCGTAAGCCCTGTTTTATAGCTTCCAAACTCATCTTTATAGATTTCTGTAGCCGTTGCCTCTTTTGTTTCAAAAACTTCCTTTATGCGTGCAAGAAAATCTGGTGAAAGACCCATGGCAATCATATCTTGGTTATATTCTGCACCAACTTCAAGAACACTTGAAGATAAAACAGGCGCATTAATATTTTCACCATCTACTGTAATAAGAAAGAGATTTGTAATAATATCTGATTTATCATTGATGGCATCCATTTCTTCAGTTAAACGAAGGACATCGTTATTATTAGCATTTGGTTGTTTCAATGCCGATTTCAATGCTTCTTGATCTATTGTTTTTGATAAAATCATGCCTTTATCATAGAGGGATTCATCCATATCTTTTAAGTTACTGTTTTTCACTATATAATAAGAAAATCCCATAGTAACTAGTCCAAATAGCAATAAAATACTAACCATGGTGAAAGTTAATTTTTTGCTTATGGACATTTGCTGCTTCTTACTTTTCTTCATACTCTTCCTCCTAAAATTGTAAAAAACATATTTCAAGTGAAAAAGGGACGGCCGATAATGTGAAAGCCAAATGTAATAGGAATAGTACAATGTTACAATTGACCGTCATGATAAAGTCATATATAGAAGTTCATTCCTATACTATTTATCATTATTTCATTGTTAGTAAAATAATCCATTCATCCCCTAACCATAAACAACTATACTGCCAAAAAATATGATTCACAACCCAAAAATCCTACTATTTCAACTGTGAAATTTAGGAGTGAGAATTAAAAATATAGTGTTTTTATATCACTAAAAAACGGAGTACAGGCATATTATTAATAGAAAAAACACTAATAATAGTACAATTTGTTTCTGGTGACCAACTTTTAAAATTCTTAATTGTTATTTTAGACAAATATTATGACAAATGTTTGCAAAAAGTTGTGTACACTTTATGTAAAATAATAAAAAGGCTTTCCAGCAGTTCAGTTATGAACAAGTGGAAAGCCTTTTTTTATTATCTCGGATTACCAAAGATGCCAGGTAAAATATTGGGCATACCTGGTAATAATGGAGGGAGTCCAGGGAGTCCAGGGAGTCCAGGTAATTGACCGCCTGGATATTGTCCACCAGGGTATGGCATAGGCGGGTACGGTTGCGGGTATGGACGTGGTGGATATGGCTGTGGTGGATATGGTTGTGGCGGGTATGGACGCGGTGGATATGGCTGTGGTGGATACGGTTGTGGCGGATAAGGTTGCGGATATGGTGGTGGATAAGGGGGCGGATATGAGCCACCGCCAGGAGGGAAACCTGTCCCTGCTGCTGTAATTTGGTTCACATCAACCGTTATTACTTGACCAGAATCTAACTGAATTTCGGCAGTTCTTCCGTCTTTACCAAATGTTCGAATCAATGTACCTGAATATGTGCCTGTAGGGAGAGTAACCCATATTTTCATTCCAGGACGGAACTGTTGATTAAAATCTTCTGGCGCTAATCTAGGATTAACCAATGAAACACACCTTTCTTCATTTTTCTTCTCTAACATATGTCCCGTATTATATTAATCATAGGCAAATGGCTCAGTATATAAATAAGGAAGCAATAATATTAAATTTCAAATTGTTATAAAAAATATCAATTTTAATTATAATAAAAAGAAAAGACTTAAAAGGGTGTTTTGATGGCTATTATAAAAATAAAAAAAATAAAGGTACAAAACTTAAGGAATGTAAAAAATGGCGAGCTAACATTAGCAGTGGATTTCACTTCGCTTATGAAGGCGAATGTTGTTGGCGTGTACGGTCAAAACGGGTCTGGGAAAACGACTATCGTTGACGCATTTAGTTTATTAAAGACAATTATTTCTGGTTGGTTAGCTGAAGTGAAATTACCGTCACAAGACAAGCGTTTAATCATGGCAGGGGAAGATACAGCTAAGATAGATTTTGAATTTTTAGTGGAAAATCAATTCGGTACATTTTTTGTGAACTATCATGCTACTTTATGTGAAGATGAAAAACGGTTATTTATTATTGCGGAGCGACTAACTTATAGAGAAAATGAAAAAGGAAAGCGATCAAAAGTTTTAGTAAATGTTACAGATGAGGACGTTCAAATACGAAAAAGCTCCTTACGTGATCTGAGTGAAAAAATGCGTATAAAAACGCTCGTCATTCAACAACTAGCACGAAAACAATATCTATCATTTATTTTCCATAAAGATTTAAAGCCATTACTACAAGAAAAGCTTACAGAATTAGAAATACAGCTACTGCATAATTTAGCAATTGATTTTAATCGTGATTTGCATGTAATCAGTAATCAAAATATCGCGCCTTTATTTGAAGAACGTATTATGCCCTTTAGTATCCATCTGGAAAAAAAGCGGGGTTCAATTCCTTATGATTTGAAAGGGCCAGCATTACTGCCAAAAAATGCTTTCAATGTATTATGTGAAGTGATCGAGCAAAGTAATCAAGTGTTATCGACTATTATACCTGGGCTAACTATTAAAATTCATGTCATTACAGAACAAATATTAGATAATGGTGAAAAGGGTATACGATTTGAATTTCTATCACAACGGGGTGATCGAGAACTACCGTTGCGAACGGAATCGGAAGGGATTTTGAAAATCATTTCTGTGCTTAGTGTACTGATCGCTGTTTATAACAATCCAACTGCGTGTGTTGTGATTGATGAATTAGATTCGGGTGTTTTTGAATATTTGTTAGGCGAGTTGTTAACAGTGATTGATGAGGGCGGAAAAGGACAGCTTATTTTTACGTCTCACAATTTACGTGTGTTAGAGGTGCTTGCGATTAAAAACTTATGGTTTACTACAACGAATGAGAATTACCGATATATGCAGCTAAAAGGTATTAAAGAGGTTAATAATGCACGAGACGTTTATTTGCGTGCCATCCAACTAGGTGGACAGGATGAAGAGGTTTATAAAGAAACGAAAACATTCAAAATTAAACGTGCTTTTAGAAAAGCTGGTGTACAACATGACTAAAAAAGTACTTTTAGTAATTGTAGAAGGACAAACAGAGCAAATAATTTTAGAGGATTTTTTAGATGAGCATTTTGCTGATTCGACTATCCGTTTTGATGTGCAACGTGAGGACATTTTAACGAAATGGGATGCGAAAAAGCGAATCCCCAATATTAAAAATAGTGTCAGTCGAGTCATTCATAACTATCTACAAAAGTATAAGTTTTTAGCGAAAGATTTATCAGCAGTTATTCATATTACAGATGCTGATGGTTGTTTTATTGCTCCAGAGTTTGTCAAAATCGATGCAGATATGGAACAAAATCTATATTATACGGAGGAAGCCATTTTTGTAAAAACAGAGAGGCGAAAAGAGCAAATCGAACAACGAAATGAAATGAAGGCTAATAATGTGAAGATTTTGCTAGCAAATGACCATTTCAGTATTGAGCGATTAAAAGTTCCTTACCAGTTGTTTTATTTTGCTACGAATTTAGAGCATGTATTATGGAATGAGCGCAATGAAGTTGCCACAGAAAAAGTGCTAAAAGCAGATGAATTTATGGAAAATTTATCGGGCTCTATTAAAGAGTACCTTTTGGAATTTTTACATGTAGATACAGCACAATCTTACCGAGAAAAAATGAAAGAAAGCTGGGCTTATTTAACAAAGGGATGTAATTCTTTGCAACGCGGAACGAATGTGCCATTATTATTTGAAATGATTACATCCAATACGCAGAAATAAACAATACACAAACCTCTCATGTAAATGGAGAGGTTTTTTCACCTTTTTTCATCAAACTGCTGTAGATTTCCGCTACGGGCGGACGCTTTCTGCGGGCAAAAGTATGCCACAACCCTCGCTAACGCGCGGTTTATTGCGTCTTACGTGATGTGCTGTTCCCGCAGAAGTCTACGTGGATTTTTTCTTTGGCAAGTCATATCTTAGAAATTGTTTAAGTGCCTGACACTTATCATCTCTTAAATCGTAAAAATCCAATACGCTTTCCGCGGGCACGAAGTAAGCCGCAACCCTCGCTAACGCGTGGTTTATTGCGTCTTATGTTGCGTGCGTCTGAGCAGGAGTTTAAGTGAATTTTTACTTTGTTAATTATAAAATACAATTCCTTACATATTAAATTGTTTGAGTGCCTGACACTTTTATTGGCACTTTTATTGTGATTGCTTCTAGGTGACATGTTTTCTTATTTTATATCATAAGCTTTATGGCTATGGTTTCATTACGTAAAAAGGAGGCAAATCGCATTCAAATACATGTTGTACGAGCAGGAGAGTCCTTATATGGAATTGCAAATGCGTATGGCACGACGGTTCAAAGTATTGTAGATGCCAATCAAATTCCAGAGCCTAATCGATTAGTAGTTGGTCAAGCTCTCGTCATTCCAATCGTCGGCAGTTTTTATTATGTACAGCCTGGGGATAGTTTATGGTCGATAGGGCAACGCTTTGGTATTAATTATTTAACACTTGCACAGGTCAATGGCATTCAGCCAAACCAGACTTTATCAGTTGGTTTGCGACTTTATATCCCACCACCACCGAAAACAAGAGCAGAAACAATGGCTTATTTAGAGCCAAGAGGGACAGCCGTTAGTGAAGCATTATTAAATCAAGCGCGAGAAGCATCACCTTACTTAACTTATCTTGCATTATTTAGCTATGAAGTACGGAGAGATGGGACGTTGAAGCAGCCTCCTAGAAATGGTGTGTCTGAAATAGCGGAAGACTCAGGAGCAGCTGTTGCAATGGTAGTATCGAATTTGGAGAACTTTCAATTTAGTGGCGATTTAGCAAGGGATATTTTCCAAAGTACAGCAGTGCAAGATTTACTTTTTGACAATATTCTTATAGAAGCAAAGCGTTTAAAAAGCATTAAAGATATCCATTTTGATTTTGAAAATTTACCTGGCGATCAGCGAGAAGCGTACAACAATTTTTTAAGAAGAGCTGTGGAGCGGTTCCATGCAGAAGGGTATACGGTTTCAACAGCCCTTGCTCCAAAAACAAGTGCCAATCAGAGAGGTCCATGGATTGAAGCACATGATTATAAAGCGCATGGAGAGATTGTGGACTTTGTATTGTTGATGACCTATGAATGGGGTTATTCCGCTGGCCCCCCTATGGCTGTTTCACCAATTCGGGAAGTTGAGGCAGTTGTTAAATATGCCGTGACCGAAATACCAGCAAATAAGATTTTACTCGGACAAAACTTATATGGCTATGATTGGACATTGCCTTTTGTACAAGGAGGTCCATATGCAGAGGCGGTAAGCCCTCAAAGAGCAATTGAGATTGCGAAAAAATATAATGCGGCTATCCAATACGATTGGAATGCACAAGCACCTTTCTTTGAATATTATGACGAGCAAGGAAGAGCGCATATAGTTTGGTTTGAAGATGCACGTTCGATTCAAGCGAAGTTCAATTTAATTAAGCAGTACAAGCTCAGAGGTATAGGTTATTGGAAGCTTGGGCTACCGTTCCCGCAAAATTGGCTATTGATCGGCTCAAACTTTAATGTGGTGAAGAAATGACTTTGATAGGGATAATGATATACCCAATCTATTTTCTTCTTATTGGAAATAATCTGTAAATACTATTTCCTATTTTGGGAATATAATATATAATTAGGTAAATTGTATTTTAGGAGGGATATTTTGGGTAAATTTAAAAAATTGGGGATTATTCTAACGTCTACTGCATTTTCTGTAGGAGTACTTTCTCCAATGGCGCAAGCTTCTGCTAATGTAAAGGATTCTCCAGAGAGAATAGAGATTCAAGTAGCCTCAACAGAAACAAAGGTAACAAAAAGTACACTTATAAAAAAATTACGTGAGCTTTTCCCAGAGAAGTTCAATTTTTTAACAGATAATGATTTCTATACGGGGCGTGGACATTACTATAACGACGATAAAACAATCCGTTATGATTTGAGTTTCCAAAAAACAGTAAATGGTAAAGATGTGTATGGTAGTATTACCTTTATGGGTGATGATTTAGAGCTTGAAAGCTTCTATTACCAGCCAGCTAATGTGGCAGATGCGCTATATCCTGCTAAATATTCAAAGGATGACGCACAAAAAATTGCACAGGATTTCTTAAAGAAATTCCCAAATACAGCAAACTATAAATTACAAGAAAATGATTTTGATTATGGATTTAATTACACACGACCATTATCAGAGCCAATTACTTATTCATTCTCATATGCACCGACACATAACGGTGTAACGCTTAGCAACCACACAATTTCTATTGGTGTGCTTGCTAATGGAGAAGTTGTACAAGTATATCGCAATTCAAGTGTATCTAAAAAGGCAACGTTCGATGGCGTAGAACAGAAAAAGAGCGAGGCAGATGTTCTAGCACAAGTTCGTGATAACTTTGCTGTAGAGTTACGTTATTATTTAGACTATAACTATCCATCTGATAAGCGTGAAGTGAAGCTAGTGTATATGCCAACATCAAGCTTCTATGGTGTACATGCATTAACAGGACAATGGCAAACAGCAAATGGCTTCGTGGCACAAGCACCAAGTGTAAAAGGTGTTGAAAAGCTATCTTCAGAACAACTTGATCCGAGAAAGCCTGGTATGACGGTTGATGAGGTAGAGGAATTTGCTAAATCCTTCTTAAAGGTAGATCCTGACAAGGCAAAGCTACAAATTGATATGGTTGATGAAAGAGAAAATGAAAATGGTGAAACACTTTACTCTGTAAGTTACATGTATATGTATGAGAATGGTGGTTCAGGTGCTTCATTTGAAATTAATAAAGCAACTGGTGAAATTACGCAATATTACGATGTAAGTAGAGATTTCGTGCAGTCAGATAGTAAAGCAGAAAAGATTACGAAAGATGCTGCGTTGGCGAAGGCTATTGACTACTTAAAAGAGTGGGCACCGTCTTATATCCATAACTATGCAAAACCGTTAGAAGATTATGGATATGATAATTATGGCAACCAATATGGCTTCTCATTCCCGCGTGTTGTAAACGGAATTCCTGTTGTTGGTGATGAAATTTATGTGAGCGTCGGTACTGACGGTTCATTACGTGGATTAAACATTAATCAACAAAAAATTGATAACTGGCCATCTGTAAGTAAGGCAGTCTCAGCTGATAAGGCAAAGGAAACATTTAGCGATGCGTTAAAGCTGAAGTTACAATACACTAAACAGGATAAAGAAGATAGCAATCATTATGATTTAGTGTATGCACCGTCATATGAGGGCAGCATATATAATCAAATTGATGCACTAACAGGCAAATGGGTAAGTAGTGCCGATGATTCAAATAATAAACCGCAAATTTCTCACCCAACAGCTGCAGAGGAATTAAACTACTTGTTAGCACAAAATGTGTTGGAAGTGAAAGATCCAGCAAGCTTTAATGCTGATACTGCTATAACGAAGGGTGAAGCGTTAAAAATTATTCTTAAATCATTGACATATGGCTACTATGGATATGGAAATGAAGAAGAAACATATCAATCGTTTAATAATATTGATCCTAAACATCCGTTATATGGAATAGTTGAACAAGCAGTAAGAATGGGCGTTTTACAACCAGCAGATGAATTTGCTGTTGATGCGACATTGACTCGTCAAGAGCTTGCAGAATGGTTTATTCGTGTACTGCGTCTAGAAAGTGCTGCAAAGCATAACGATATTTACAAGTTGAACTTCGCTGATGCAGGTTCTATTGATCCAGCTTATGCAGGTTACGTAGCATTAGCAAGTGCAATGGGCTTAATCGATGCACAACAAAACAACTTTAATGCAACTGAAAAAGTAAGTTATGCAGATTTAGCTGTTTCAACACTTCGCTTGGCTCGTGCCATTCATGAAAATAATACTGGTCGCAATTACTTCTATTAATACGAATTGATTGACGGTCTTTCATCTAAATAGATGAGAAAAAGGGTATCTCCTAATTTAAGGAGATATCTTTTTTCGTTTATTTCATGTTTTTTTAGGGAAGAATACTAACAGAAAAGGAGTGGAACATGATGCGTAATTATAAAATGTTATTAGTATTCTCAGTAGCAGCTGGATTACTTTATGGCTGTAATAAGGATGAGGTAAAGGATGTACCTACGAATGCTCCAACAGAGCAAAACACAAACCAACAGGCTGGTGAAAATGTAACGGATCAAGTACCCTTTAACTTTATAGAATTTTCATTGGACGTCGACTATTCAGCAACAGAATCTTATGAGGTTGAATATGAGAATAAGAAGAACGGTATAGAGTCTAAAATAGAAGATGACCGCAATAATGAAAAAATTCAAGGTGATGAGGCTTATACGAAGTTAGAACCACTATTTAAGCAACTAACTTTTGATTCCACAACATCAAATGATGAAGTAATTGATCAAGTGATTAAAGTGTTCAATATTACAGATGACTACCAATCGATTGAGGTAGAGGTAGAGTTTGCAGATGGAACAGAAAAAGAATTTAAACGACTGAAATAATAGAAACTCCCTATACATTTAGTTGTATAGGGGTTTTTAGCTTTGAAAAAGGTTTTCTAATGAAATAAATTAGATAAAATGATTGATGTGAGGGAATATATATGATATTATTATCTCGAATTAAAGATATTTTATTTCGAGGTAAATAGAAAGAGGGCATCTTATGAAGGAAGAAAATCGTTATTTAAAAGCTTTTACGATTATGTTCCGTGCTTATCAATCGATTCAGGATGCGACCAAAAAAGATTTGCTTCAATATGATTTAAACCAGACTGAATTTGGGGTATTAGAATTTTTGTACCACCATGGCGAGCAGCCTATTCAAGTAATTGGTAAAAAAATTTTAATTGCAAGTAGTAGTATTACGTATGTTATTGATAAGCTGGAGCAAAAAAATATCGTATGTCGACGTGCTTGTCCTAAAGACCGACGTGTTACGTATGCGTTGTTAACAGATGAGGGACAGGTCTTAATGGATAGAATTTTTCCACTCCATGAACAAAAGATCAATGAAATTTTTGAAGTATTAGACCAACAGGAGTTGGAGACAATGAATGTAGCTTTAAAAAAGGTCGGTCTTAATGCCATTAATAAATAAAATTTTTTTAAACATATATCTCGAATTCGAGATAATAGGAGGAACTTAAAATGAATCATTTAAAAGGTATTCACCATGTAACAGCTATTACAAGTAGCGCAGAAGAAAATTATAAATTTTTTACGTATGTATTAGGTATGCGTTTAGTGAAAAAAACAGTAAATCAGGACGATATACAAACATATCACTTATTTTTTGCAGATGACAAGGGCAGTGCTGGGACAGATATGACATTCTTTGACTTCCCTAACATACCAAAAGGTGTACATGGAACAAATGAAATTTCGAAAACATCATTCCGCGTACCAACAGATGCAGCATTAGCTTACTGGGTAAAACGATTTGACCGTTTAAATATTAAACATACAGGCATAAAAGAACAATTCGGTAAGCAAACATTAGCTTTTGTTGATTTTGATGATCAGCAGTACCAACTAATTTCTGATGAACACAACGAAGGTGTTGCTTCTGGTACTCCTTGGCAAGATGGTCCGATTCCACACGAATATGCTATTACAGGATTAGGTCCTATATTTGTACGTGTTGCAAATTTTGATTATTTCAAAGAAATGCTAGAAAAAGTAATGCTCTTTACAGAAATTGCAGCTGAAGGTGACTTCCATTTATTTGAGGTCGGAGAGGGAGGCAATGGTGCGCAAATTATTGTGGAATATAACACAATCTTACCAGCAGCTCGTCAAGGTTTTGGTACTGTGCATCACGCAGCATTTCGCGTAGCAGATCGTGCTGTTTTAAACGAATGGACAGAACGATTAGAAGGCTTTGGTTTCAATACATCTGGCTATGTGAACCGTCACTTCTTTGAATCACTG
Proteins encoded in this region:
- a CDS encoding glycoside hydrolase family 18 protein, with product MVSLRKKEANRIQIHVVRAGESLYGIANAYGTTVQSIVDANQIPEPNRLVVGQALVIPIVGSFYYVQPGDSLWSIGQRFGINYLTLAQVNGIQPNQTLSVGLRLYIPPPPKTRAETMAYLEPRGTAVSEALLNQAREASPYLTYLALFSYEVRRDGTLKQPPRNGVSEIAEDSGAAVAMVVSNLENFQFSGDLARDIFQSTAVQDLLFDNILIEAKRLKSIKDIHFDFENLPGDQREAYNNFLRRAVERFHAEGYTVSTALAPKTSANQRGPWIEAHDYKAHGEIVDFVLLMTYEWGYSAGPPMAVSPIREVEAVVKYAVTEIPANKILLGQNLYGYDWTLPFVQGGPYAEAVSPQRAIEIAKKYNAAIQYDWNAQAPFFEYYDEQGRAHIVWFEDARSIQAKFNLIKQYKLRGIGYWKLGLPFPQNWLLIGSNFNVVKK
- a CDS encoding YcdB/YcdC domain-containing protein; the protein is MGKFKKLGIILTSTAFSVGVLSPMAQASANVKDSPERIEIQVASTETKVTKSTLIKKLRELFPEKFNFLTDNDFYTGRGHYYNDDKTIRYDLSFQKTVNGKDVYGSITFMGDDLELESFYYQPANVADALYPAKYSKDDAQKIAQDFLKKFPNTANYKLQENDFDYGFNYTRPLSEPITYSFSYAPTHNGVTLSNHTISIGVLANGEVVQVYRNSSVSKKATFDGVEQKKSEADVLAQVRDNFAVELRYYLDYNYPSDKREVKLVYMPTSSFYGVHALTGQWQTANGFVAQAPSVKGVEKLSSEQLDPRKPGMTVDEVEEFAKSFLKVDPDKAKLQIDMVDERENENGETLYSVSYMYMYENGGSGASFEINKATGEITQYYDVSRDFVQSDSKAEKITKDAALAKAIDYLKEWAPSYIHNYAKPLEDYGYDNYGNQYGFSFPRVVNGIPVVGDEIYVSVGTDGSLRGLNINQQKIDNWPSVSKAVSADKAKETFSDALKLKLQYTKQDKEDSNHYDLVYAPSYEGSIYNQIDALTGKWVSSADDSNNKPQISHPTAAEELNYLLAQNVLEVKDPASFNADTAITKGEALKIILKSLTYGYYGYGNEEETYQSFNNIDPKHPLYGIVEQAVRMGVLQPADEFAVDATLTRQELAEWFIRVLRLESAAKHNDIYKLNFADAGSIDPAYAGYVALASAMGLIDAQQNNFNATEKVSYADLAVSTLRLARAIHENNTGRNYFY
- a CDS encoding YusW family protein, with amino-acid sequence MMRNYKMLLVFSVAAGLLYGCNKDEVKDVPTNAPTEQNTNQQAGENVTDQVPFNFIEFSLDVDYSATESYEVEYENKKNGIESKIEDDRNNEKIQGDEAYTKLEPLFKQLTFDSTTSNDEVIDQVIKVFNITDDYQSIEVEVEFADGTEKEFKRLK
- a CDS encoding MarR family winged helix-turn-helix transcriptional regulator, producing MKEENRYLKAFTIMFRAYQSIQDATKKDLLQYDLNQTEFGVLEFLYHHGEQPIQVIGKKILIASSSITYVIDKLEQKNIVCRRACPKDRRVTYALLTDEGQVLMDRIFPLHEQKINEIFEVLDQQELETMNVALKKVGLNAINK
- a CDS encoding ring-cleaving dioxygenase, which encodes MNHLKGIHHVTAITSSAEENYKFFTYVLGMRLVKKTVNQDDIQTYHLFFADDKGSAGTDMTFFDFPNIPKGVHGTNEISKTSFRVPTDAALAYWVKRFDRLNIKHTGIKEQFGKQTLAFVDFDDQQYQLISDEHNEGVASGTPWQDGPIPHEYAITGLGPIFVRVANFDYFKEMLEKVMLFTEIAAEGDFHLFEVGEGGNGAQIIVEYNTILPAARQGFGTVHHAAFRVADRAVLNEWTERLEGFGFNTSGYVNRHFFESLYARVAPQILFEWATDGPGFMGDEPYETLGEKLSLPPFLEPKRAQIEGLVRPIDTVRSTVSFEKEYE